In one window of Streptomyces griseus subsp. griseus DNA:
- a CDS encoding PIG-L deacetylase family protein, with protein sequence MTADAEEATATGAEGARAPVLVFSPHADDAVLSCFGALRPGGEAVTVFSGVPEDPAFLAPWDERLGARTSREFAQERLREDAAAYRGTGTALDAWDHLDGQYRPGPPDTGALRRRMRERIGQAGEVWLPAAVGDHPDHLAVRDSALAACRELAAAGRPPRVRLYADYPYQLFAMSNRHRAHGTWSTYTWHNEDPAALTEWFTERFPGSTSEQARPRLHRLAGETVTAKERAVRCHRTQVPELDRETYGTLLDPANLGREYAWELPSHLWEPVPVGPPPPNTPPRPGGRDT encoded by the coding sequence ATGACCGCAGACGCCGAAGAGGCGACGGCCACCGGCGCCGAGGGTGCGAGGGCCCCGGTCCTGGTGTTCTCGCCGCACGCCGACGACGCGGTGCTCTCCTGTTTCGGGGCCCTGCGGCCGGGCGGCGAGGCGGTCACCGTCTTCTCCGGGGTGCCCGAGGACCCCGCGTTCCTCGCCCCCTGGGACGAGCGCCTCGGAGCCCGTACGTCCCGGGAGTTCGCCCAGGAGCGGCTGCGCGAGGACGCGGCGGCCTACCGGGGCACGGGGACCGCGCTGGACGCCTGGGACCACCTGGACGGCCAGTACCGGCCGGGGCCGCCGGACACCGGGGCCCTGCGCCGTCGGATGCGGGAGCGGATCGGCCAGGCCGGGGAGGTGTGGCTGCCCGCCGCCGTCGGGGACCATCCCGACCACCTGGCCGTCCGCGACAGTGCCCTGGCGGCCTGCCGCGAACTCGCCGCCGCCGGACGGCCTCCCCGGGTGCGGCTCTACGCGGACTACCCCTACCAGCTCTTCGCGATGAGCAACCGCCACCGCGCCCACGGCACCTGGTCCACGTACACCTGGCACAACGAGGACCCGGCCGCCCTGACCGAGTGGTTCACTGAGCGCTTCCCCGGCAGCACGTCGGAGCAGGCCCGTCCCCGGCTCCACCGGCTCGCCGGGGAGACCGTCACCGCCAAGGAGCGCGCGGTCCGCTGCCACCGCACCCAGGTCCCCGAACTCGACCGCGAGACCTACGGAACACTGCTCGACCCCGCGAACCTGGGGCGCGAGTACGCCTGGGAACTGCCCTCCCACCTGTGGGAGCCGGTGCCCGTCGGCCCACCGCCCCCGAACACACCGCCCCGGCCCGGAGGAAGAGACACATGA
- a CDS encoding GTP cyclohydrolase II → MNGTTPTTAGLRAPLPPGTIRADVSVPVETGAGTVTARMMSFTGLVDGREHIALVFGERQREVPLVRVHSECLTGDVFGSGRCDCGPQLREAIDLLAAHGGILLYLRQEGRGIGLYNKLDAYILQDGGLDTFEANRKLNFADDLRDYRPAAQMLAALSVGTVQLLTNNPDKARQLTDNGMEVHSTRTTGAFVSGSNRSYLAAKREVAGHRIELPDAERA, encoded by the coding sequence ATGAACGGCACGACTCCGACGACCGCCGGACTCCGGGCGCCCCTGCCGCCCGGCACCATCCGCGCCGACGTATCCGTACCGGTGGAGACCGGGGCGGGCACGGTGACGGCACGGATGATGAGCTTCACCGGCCTCGTGGACGGCAGGGAGCACATCGCCCTGGTCTTCGGTGAGCGGCAGCGGGAGGTCCCGCTGGTGCGGGTGCACTCCGAGTGCCTGACCGGCGACGTCTTCGGCTCGGGGCGCTGCGACTGCGGGCCCCAGCTCCGGGAGGCCATCGACCTCCTCGCCGCCCACGGCGGAATCCTGCTCTACCTCCGCCAGGAGGGCCGGGGAATCGGCCTGTACAACAAACTGGACGCGTACATCCTCCAGGACGGCGGGCTGGACACCTTCGAGGCGAACCGGAAGCTGAACTTCGCCGACGATCTGCGGGACTACCGGCCCGCCGCCCAGATGCTGGCCGCGCTCTCCGTGGGCACCGTCCAACTGCTCACCAACAACCCGGACAAGGCACGGCAGTTGACCGATAACGGGATGGAGGTGCACTCCACCCGGACCACCGGCGCGTTCGTGAGCGGCAGCAACCGGAGCTATCTGGCGGCCAAACGGGAGGTCGCCGGCCACCGGATCGAACTGCCCGACGCGGAACGGGCGTGA
- a CDS encoding formylglycine-generating enzyme family protein produces the protein MERTDRDDVDRGDGVGAPLEPVDWVDVPAGDLWRGTPADEVAEVARRYAATGVPEDWYRKEAPRTRVRVDAFRIARTLVTVGQWRPFARETGRPEPSGAPADHPVTGVGHDEAVAYCRWLGERTGEPGLRLPTETEWERAARGDDGREFPWGDEYRTGLANLVDLGLGTTTPVGAFPEGAGPFGVLDLAGNADEWTSTLYAPYPGAPAGVPETEDWAFDRHITRGGSFRHDRDLARCARRHGVYEADLAAVGVGFRPAAPAR, from the coding sequence ATGGAGCGAACCGATCGGGACGACGTGGACCGGGGTGACGGGGTGGGCGCGCCTCTGGAGCCGGTGGACTGGGTCGACGTACCCGCGGGGGACCTGTGGCGTGGCACCCCGGCGGACGAGGTGGCGGAGGTGGCCCGCCGCTACGCCGCCACCGGGGTTCCTGAGGACTGGTACCGCAAGGAGGCCCCGCGCACCCGGGTCCGGGTGGACGCCTTCCGGATCGCCCGCACCCTCGTCACGGTCGGGCAGTGGCGGCCGTTCGCGCGGGAGACCGGCCGGCCGGAGCCGTCCGGTGCCCCCGCCGACCACCCCGTGACCGGGGTGGGCCACGACGAGGCGGTGGCGTACTGCCGTTGGCTGGGGGAGCGGACCGGTGAGCCCGGTCTCCGGCTGCCGACCGAGACCGAGTGGGAGCGCGCCGCACGGGGGGACGACGGGCGGGAGTTCCCGTGGGGTGACGAGTACCGCACCGGACTGGCCAACCTCGTGGACCTCGGTCTCGGCACCACCACGCCGGTCGGTGCCTTCCCCGAAGGAGCCGGCCCCTTCGGGGTGCTGGACCTGGCGGGCAACGCCGACGAGTGGACCTCCACCCTCTACGCCCCCTACCCCGGCGCGCCGGCCGGGGTCCCGGAGACCGAGGACTGGGCCTTCGACCGGCACATCACCCGGGGCGGCTCGTTCCGCCACGACCGGGACCTCGCCCGCTGCGCCCGTCGGCACGGGGTGTACGAGGCGGATCTGGCGGCGGTCGGTGTCGGCTTCCGGCCGGCGGCTCCGGCCCGGTGA
- a CDS encoding DUF6243 family protein — translation MAKSRNNLLGVGGQRKKLSRADQQGAGSARGADRKAAEDKKQELVRKMRERAEAQAATTAAEPGEQDTPPAQG, via the coding sequence GTGGCCAAGAGCCGCAACAACCTCCTCGGCGTCGGAGGGCAGCGAAAGAAGCTGTCCCGCGCCGACCAGCAGGGCGCGGGTTCCGCGCGAGGCGCCGACCGCAAGGCCGCCGAGGACAAGAAGCAGGAGCTGGTGCGCAAGATGCGCGAGCGCGCCGAGGCGCAGGCGGCCACGACCGCCGCCGAGCCGGGCGAGCAGGACACGCCGCCCGCGCAGGGCTGA
- a CDS encoding glycine--tRNA ligase, translating into MAADKIDTIVSLSKRRGFVYPCSEIYGGQRAAWDYGPLGVEMKENLKRQWWRYMVTSREDVVGLDSSVVLAPDVWVASGHVATFSDPLTECTSCHKRYRADHLEEAYEEKHGKAPVNGLADLNCPNCGNKGTFTEPKQFSGLLSTHLGPTQDSGSVAYLRPETAQGIFTNFGQVQQTSRKKPPFGIAQMGKSFRNEITPGNFIFRTREFEQMEMEFFVKPGEDEEWQQYWMDQRWNWYTELGLREENMRWFEHPQEKLSHYSKRTADIEYRFSFGGSEWGELEGVANRTDYDLKAHSKASGTDLQYYDQEAGERWTPYVIEPAAGVGRAMLAFLLDAYVEDEAPNAKGVMEKRTVMRLDPRLAPVKVAVLPLSRNPQLSPKAKALATDLRKNWNIEFDDAGAIGRRYRRQDEIGTPFCVTVDFDTLDDNAVTVRERDTMKQERVSLDQIQAYLGARLIGC; encoded by the coding sequence GTGGCCGCCGACAAGATCGACACCATCGTCAGCCTGAGCAAGCGCCGTGGCTTCGTCTACCCCTGCAGTGAGATCTACGGTGGCCAGCGCGCCGCCTGGGACTACGGACCGCTGGGTGTCGAGATGAAGGAGAACCTGAAGCGTCAGTGGTGGCGCTACATGGTCACCTCGCGCGAGGACGTGGTCGGTCTCGACTCGTCGGTCGTCCTGGCCCCGGACGTCTGGGTCGCCTCGGGCCACGTCGCCACCTTCTCGGACCCGCTGACCGAGTGCACCTCCTGTCACAAGCGCTACCGCGCCGACCACCTGGAGGAGGCGTACGAGGAGAAGCACGGCAAGGCGCCGGTCAACGGTCTCGCCGATCTCAACTGCCCCAACTGCGGCAACAAGGGCACCTTCACCGAGCCCAAGCAGTTCTCGGGTCTGCTCTCCACCCACCTCGGCCCGACCCAGGACTCCGGCTCGGTCGCCTACCTGCGCCCCGAGACCGCCCAGGGCATCTTCACCAACTTCGGCCAGGTGCAGCAGACTTCCCGCAAGAAGCCGCCGTTCGGCATCGCGCAGATGGGCAAGTCCTTCCGGAACGAGATCACTCCGGGCAACTTCATCTTCCGGACCCGTGAGTTCGAGCAGATGGAGATGGAGTTCTTCGTCAAGCCGGGCGAGGACGAGGAGTGGCAGCAGTACTGGATGGACCAGCGCTGGAACTGGTACACCGAGCTCGGCCTGCGCGAGGAGAACATGCGCTGGTTCGAGCACCCGCAGGAGAAGCTCTCCCACTACTCCAAGCGCACCGCGGACATCGAGTACCGCTTCAGCTTCGGCGGCAGCGAGTGGGGCGAGCTGGAGGGTGTGGCCAACCGCACCGACTACGACCTCAAGGCGCACTCCAAGGCCTCGGGCACCGACCTCCAGTACTACGACCAGGAGGCCGGCGAGCGCTGGACGCCGTACGTCATCGAGCCCGCGGCCGGTGTCGGCCGCGCGATGCTGGCGTTCCTGCTGGACGCCTACGTCGAGGACGAGGCGCCCAACGCCAAGGGCGTCATGGAGAAGCGCACCGTGATGCGCCTCGACCCGCGCCTGGCGCCGGTCAAGGTCGCGGTCCTGCCGCTCTCCCGCAACCCGCAGCTCTCGCCGAAGGCCAAGGCCCTGGCGACCGATCTGCGCAAGAACTGGAACATCGAGTTCGACGACGCGGGCGCCATCGGCCGCCGCTACCGCCGCCAGGACGAGATCGGCACCCCGTTCTGCGTCACCGTCGACTTCGACACCCTGGACGACAACGCGGTGACCGTGCGCGAGCGCGACACGATGAAGCAGGAGCGCGTCTCCCTGGACCAGATCCAGGCGTACCTCGGCGCCCGTCTGATCGGCTGCTGA
- a CDS encoding metal ABC transporter substrate-binding protein, producing the protein MNVRRLIPITAVAGAVVLGLTALSACSTSDAADGGNGDKLKVTASFYPMQFLAERIGGEHVAVTSLTKPGVEPHDLELTPRQIGSISESDYVLYLKGVQPAVDDAIKQSGVKNTVDAATLTTLENHGAEVSGHGHEHEDEHGHEGEEEAHEEHAEGDGHNHGEEGGADPHIWLDPVKYAEVAKGVGKSLEKADPDHAADYKKNTEALVGELDKLNTAYGTGLKNTATTTFITTHSAFGYLAERYGLTQQGIAGIDPEAEPTPARIQELHTIAEKEKATTVFFETLASDKTAKTLAKDTGLRTDVLDPLEGITKKSQGADYIEVMESNLVALRKALGAK; encoded by the coding sequence ATGAACGTACGCCGCCTCATACCCATCACCGCCGTCGCCGGAGCAGTCGTCCTCGGTCTGACCGCTCTCTCGGCCTGCTCCACCTCCGACGCGGCGGACGGGGGCAACGGCGACAAGCTGAAGGTGACCGCGTCCTTCTACCCGATGCAGTTCCTGGCCGAGCGGATCGGCGGCGAGCACGTCGCCGTCACCAGCCTCACCAAGCCGGGCGTGGAGCCGCACGACCTGGAGCTCACCCCCCGCCAGATCGGCTCCATCAGCGAGTCCGACTACGTGCTGTACCTCAAGGGCGTCCAGCCCGCCGTGGACGACGCGATCAAGCAGTCCGGCGTGAAGAACACCGTCGACGCCGCGACCCTCACCACGCTGGAGAACCACGGCGCCGAGGTCAGCGGCCACGGCCATGAGCACGAGGACGAGCACGGCCACGAGGGCGAGGAAGAGGCCCACGAGGAGCACGCCGAGGGCGACGGCCACAACCACGGCGAGGAGGGCGGCGCCGACCCCCACATCTGGCTGGACCCGGTGAAGTACGCCGAGGTCGCCAAGGGTGTCGGCAAGTCGCTGGAGAAGGCCGACCCCGACCACGCCGCCGACTACAAGAAGAACACCGAGGCCCTCGTCGGCGAGCTGGACAAGCTGAACACGGCGTACGGGACCGGGCTGAAGAACACCGCCACCACGACCTTCATCACCACCCACTCCGCCTTCGGCTACCTCGCCGAGCGCTACGGGCTCACCCAGCAGGGCATCGCGGGCATCGACCCCGAGGCCGAGCCGACCCCCGCGCGCATCCAGGAGCTGCACACCATCGCGGAGAAGGAGAAGGCCACCACGGTCTTCTTCGAGACGCTCGCCAGCGACAAGACCGCGAAGACCCTCGCGAAGGACACCGGGCTCAGGACCGACGTCCTGGACCCGCTGGAGGGAATCACGAAGAAGTCCCAGGGCGCTGACTACATCGAGGTCATGGAGTCCAACCTCGTCGCGCTGAGGAAGGCACTCGGCGCGAAGTGA
- a CDS encoding metal ABC transporter ATP-binding protein, which yields MPERESTTREPVGTTGGPGGTREPVVSLRGATATLGARPVLRGVDLTVHRGEVVALLGANGSGKSTAVRSAIGQVPLTGGTVELFGTELRRFRQWGRIGYVPQRTTAAGGVPATIREVVASGRLARTRLRWPGKADRAAVDRAIDLVGLSDRAKDSVSALSGGQHQRVLIARALAAEPELLIMDEPMAGVDLASQEILAATLREQVALNTSVLLVLHELGPLEPLIDRAVVLRDGCVTHDGTPPEALGQHALPGHDHVHPHAAAEPVRTGLLT from the coding sequence GTGCCGGAGCGTGAGAGCACCACCCGCGAGCCCGTGGGCACCACCGGCGGGCCCGGGGGTACCCGTGAACCCGTGGTCAGCCTGCGCGGCGCCACGGCCACCCTCGGCGCGCGCCCCGTGCTGCGCGGGGTGGACCTCACCGTGCACCGCGGCGAGGTCGTCGCCCTGCTCGGCGCCAACGGTTCCGGCAAGTCCACCGCCGTACGGTCCGCCATCGGCCAGGTCCCGCTGACCGGCGGCACCGTCGAACTGTTCGGCACCGAGCTGCGGCGCTTCCGCCAGTGGGGCCGGATCGGTTACGTGCCCCAGCGCACCACGGCCGCCGGCGGGGTGCCCGCCACCATCCGCGAGGTCGTCGCCTCGGGCCGGCTGGCCCGTACCCGGCTGCGGTGGCCCGGGAAGGCGGACCGGGCGGCCGTGGACCGGGCCATCGACCTGGTGGGCCTGTCCGACCGCGCCAAGGACTCCGTGAGCGCCCTGTCCGGCGGCCAGCACCAGCGGGTGCTGATCGCCCGCGCCCTGGCCGCCGAGCCGGAACTGCTGATCATGGACGAGCCGATGGCCGGGGTGGACCTGGCCAGCCAGGAGATCCTGGCGGCGACCCTGCGCGAGCAGGTGGCCCTGAACACCTCGGTGCTCCTCGTGCTGCACGAGCTGGGCCCGCTGGAGCCGCTGATCGACCGGGCCGTGGTCCTGCGCGACGGCTGTGTGACGCACGACGGGACGCCGCCGGAGGCGCTCGGCCAGCACGCGCTGCCCGGCCACGACCACGTACACCCCCACGCGGCCGCCGAGCCCGTACGGACGGGACTGCTGACCTGA
- a CDS encoding metal ABC transporter permease → MFLEFLNPPFMQRALIAAVLVGITAPAIGIYLVQRRQALMGDGIGHIAMTGVGLGFLLSTSPVWMATAVAVAGAVVMELIRWYGHTRGDLALAMLFYGGMAGGVMLINLSDTGSNANLTSYLFGSLSTVSQSDVIAICVLAAFVVLVTVGLRRQLFAVSQDEEFARVTGLPVRVLNLLVAVTAAVTVTVAMRVVGLLLVSALMVVPVAAAQQITKSFKVTFVLSVVIGTAVTLTGTVTSYYQDVPPGATIVLLAIAVFVALTALAAPLARRRARASEAKGAECTLEVPGARRSSGDVRV, encoded by the coding sequence ATGTTCCTCGAATTCCTGAACCCTCCCTTCATGCAGCGGGCGCTCATCGCGGCCGTCCTGGTCGGCATCACCGCGCCCGCCATCGGCATCTACCTGGTGCAGCGCCGCCAGGCCCTGATGGGCGACGGCATCGGGCACATCGCGATGACCGGTGTCGGCCTCGGCTTCCTGCTCTCCACCAGCCCCGTCTGGATGGCCACGGCCGTCGCGGTGGCCGGTGCGGTCGTCATGGAGCTGATCCGCTGGTACGGGCACACGCGCGGCGACCTCGCCCTGGCGATGCTCTTCTACGGGGGCATGGCGGGCGGCGTCATGCTGATCAACCTCTCCGACACGGGGTCGAACGCCAACCTGACCTCGTACCTCTTCGGCTCGCTCTCCACCGTCTCCCAGTCCGACGTCATCGCGATCTGCGTGCTGGCGGCCTTCGTGGTGCTGGTCACCGTGGGGCTGCGGCGGCAGCTGTTCGCGGTCAGCCAGGACGAGGAGTTCGCCCGGGTCACCGGGCTGCCGGTGCGGGTGCTTAACCTGCTGGTCGCGGTGACCGCCGCCGTGACGGTGACCGTCGCGATGCGGGTCGTCGGGCTGCTGCTGGTCAGCGCGCTGATGGTGGTGCCGGTGGCGGCCGCCCAGCAGATCACCAAGTCCTTCAAGGTGACGTTCGTGCTCTCCGTGGTGATCGGCACGGCCGTGACCCTGACCGGCACCGTGACCTCGTACTACCAGGACGTCCCGCCGGGCGCGACGATCGTGCTGCTGGCCATCGCGGTGTTCGTCGCGCTGACCGCGCTCGCCGCTCCGCTCGCCCGGCGCCGGGCCCGGGCGAGCGAGGCGAAGGGGGCCGAGTGCACCCTGGAGGTACCGGGAGCCCGCCGGTCCTCGGGTGACGTGCGCGTTTGA
- a CDS encoding Fur family transcriptional regulator, translated as MATAPISGTNAAPVRGRSTRQRAAVAAALDEVDEFRSAQELHDVLKHRGDSVGLTTVYRTLQSLADAGEVDVLRTTEGEAVYRRCSTGDHHHHLVCRLCGKAVEVEGPAVEQWAEMIAAQHGYVNVAHTVEIFGTCAECAASKK; from the coding sequence GTGGCCACGGCGCCGATCAGTGGCACGAACGCAGCGCCGGTACGCGGCCGGTCCACCCGGCAGCGGGCGGCGGTGGCGGCGGCCCTCGACGAGGTGGACGAGTTCCGCAGCGCCCAGGAGCTGCACGACGTTCTCAAGCACCGCGGCGACTCCGTAGGCCTGACCACGGTCTACCGGACCCTTCAGTCCCTCGCGGACGCGGGTGAGGTCGACGTCCTGCGCACCACCGAGGGCGAGGCCGTCTACCGGCGGTGCTCCACCGGTGACCATCACCACCACCTGGTCTGCCGGCTCTGCGGCAAGGCGGTGGAGGTCGAGGGGCCCGCGGTCGAACAGTGGGCCGAGATGATCGCCGCCCAGCACGGCTATGTGAACGTCGCGCACACCGTCGAGATCTTCGGCACGTGTGCGGAGTGCGCCGCGAGCAAGAAGTAG
- a CDS encoding isoprenyl transferase: MAVRGILGGRNRRTYKTPEPHPSGATPPKIPGELVPQHVAVVMDGNGRWAKERGLPRTEGHKVGEGVVMDVLKGCIEMGVKNLSLYAFSTENWKRSPDEVKFLMNFNRDVIRRRRDEMDELGIRIRWVGRMPKLWKSVVQELQVAQEQTKDNDRMTLYFCVNYGGRAEIADAAQAIARDVAAGKLDPSKVNEKTVAKYMYYPDMPDVDLFVRPSGEQRTSNYLIWQSAYAEMVFQDVLWPDFDRRDLWRACLEYAQRDRRFGGAEAVEAAEK, encoded by the coding sequence ATGGCAGTACGCGGGATCCTCGGCGGCCGTAACCGGCGCACCTACAAGACCCCCGAGCCGCACCCCTCGGGCGCGACGCCCCCGAAGATCCCCGGTGAGCTGGTGCCCCAGCACGTCGCCGTCGTGATGGACGGGAACGGCCGCTGGGCCAAGGAGCGGGGTCTGCCCCGCACCGAGGGCCACAAGGTCGGTGAGGGCGTCGTGATGGACGTTCTCAAGGGGTGCATCGAGATGGGCGTCAAGAACCTCTCGCTCTACGCCTTCTCCACGGAGAACTGGAAGCGCTCGCCGGACGAGGTGAAGTTCCTGATGAACTTCAACCGCGACGTGATCCGCCGCCGCCGCGACGAGATGGACGAGCTCGGTATCCGGATCCGCTGGGTGGGCCGTATGCCCAAGCTGTGGAAGTCCGTCGTCCAGGAGCTCCAGGTCGCCCAGGAGCAGACCAAGGACAACGACAGGATGACGCTGTACTTCTGCGTCAACTACGGCGGCCGCGCCGAGATCGCGGATGCCGCGCAGGCCATCGCCCGGGATGTGGCGGCCGGCAAGCTCGACCCGTCCAAGGTGAACGAGAAGACCGTCGCGAAGTACATGTACTACCCGGACATGCCGGACGTGGACCTCTTCGTGCGTCCCAGCGGCGAGCAGCGCACCTCGAACTACCTGATCTGGCAGAGCGCGTACGCCGAGATGGTCTTCCAGGACGTCCTGTGGCCGGATTTCGACCGTCGGGACCTGTGGCGGGCCTGCCTGGAGTACGCCCAGCGCGACCGCCGCTTCGGCGGGGCGGAAGCGGTGGAGGCCGCGGAGAAGTGA
- the recO gene encoding DNA repair protein RecO, whose product MSLFRDDGVVLRTQKLGEADRIITILTRGHGRVRAVARGVRRTKSKFGARLEPFSHVDVQFFARGSELIGRGLPLCTQSETIAPYGGGIVADYARYTAGTAMLETAERFTDHEGEPAVQQYLLLVGGLRTLARGEHAPHLILDAFLLRSLAVNGYAPSFEDCAKCGMPGPNRFFSVAAGGVICGDCRVPGSVVPSAQALELLSALLSGDWATADACEARHVREGSGLVSAYLHWHLERGLRSLRYVEK is encoded by the coding sequence ATGAGCTTGTTCCGGGACGACGGCGTCGTGCTGCGTACGCAGAAACTGGGCGAGGCCGACCGGATCATCACGATCCTGACCCGCGGCCACGGCCGGGTCCGGGCTGTCGCCCGGGGGGTCCGCCGCACCAAGTCCAAGTTCGGTGCCCGGCTGGAGCCCTTCTCCCATGTCGACGTGCAGTTCTTCGCGCGCGGCAGCGAGCTGATCGGCCGCGGCCTGCCGCTCTGCACCCAGAGCGAGACCATCGCCCCGTACGGCGGCGGGATCGTCGCCGACTACGCCCGCTACACGGCGGGCACCGCGATGCTGGAGACCGCCGAGCGGTTCACCGACCACGAGGGCGAACCGGCCGTCCAGCAGTACCTGCTCCTCGTCGGCGGTCTGCGCACTCTAGCCCGGGGCGAGCACGCGCCCCATCTGATCCTGGACGCGTTCCTGCTGCGCTCGCTCGCGGTGAACGGGTACGCGCCCAGCTTCGAGGACTGCGCCAAGTGCGGGATGCCGGGTCCCAACCGGTTCTTCTCCGTCGCGGCGGGGGGCGTCATATGCGGTGACTGCCGGGTCCCCGGCAGCGTCGTACCCTCGGCACAGGCACTCGAACTGCTGAGCGCGCTGCTCAGCGGCGACTGGGCGACGGCGGACGCGTGCGAGGCGCGTCATGTCAGGGAGGGGAGCGGGCTGGTGTCCGCCTATCTGCACTGGCATCTGGAGCGCGGCCTGCGCTCGCTGCGGTACGTGGAGAAGTGA
- a CDS encoding TerB family tellurite resistance protein produces MRSAKGQRALRPVFCGIRTVWDAVGDGAFFCPGCGGDRNYRRLTGRRRLTVLGIPLARRGETGPVVECAACRARFAPDALDHPTTTRFSSMLREAVHTVTLAVLAAGGTTSRTVLDTAVGIVRDAGLDDCTQEQLYTVVEVLAADTGYGSGADPAAEACGPTLAIELHEVLAPLAPHLVTPGRESVLLQGARIALADGPYSPAEREVLTAVGGALLLPADDTARLLAAAARTPS; encoded by the coding sequence GTGCGGTCAGCCAAAGGACAACGCGCTCTGAGGCCGGTCTTCTGCGGCATCCGCACGGTCTGGGACGCCGTCGGCGACGGCGCCTTCTTCTGCCCCGGCTGCGGCGGCGACCGCAACTACCGCCGCCTGACCGGCCGTCGCCGGCTCACCGTCCTCGGCATCCCGCTGGCCCGCCGGGGCGAGACCGGGCCCGTCGTGGAGTGCGCCGCCTGCCGTGCCCGCTTCGCCCCTGACGCCCTGGACCACCCCACCACCACCCGGTTCTCCTCGATGCTCCGGGAGGCCGTCCACACCGTCACCCTGGCCGTCCTAGCGGCCGGCGGGACCACCTCCCGCACGGTCCTGGACACCGCGGTCGGGATCGTCCGGGACGCCGGACTCGACGACTGCACCCAGGAGCAGCTGTACACGGTGGTGGAGGTGCTCGCCGCCGACACCGGCTACGGCTCCGGGGCCGACCCGGCGGCCGAGGCGTGCGGCCCGACCCTCGCCATCGAGCTGCACGAGGTGCTGGCCCCGCTCGCCCCGCACCTGGTCACCCCCGGCCGCGAGTCGGTCCTCCTCCAGGGCGCCAGGATCGCGCTCGCCGACGGCCCCTACAGCCCGGCCGAGCGCGAGGTCCTGACGGCGGTGGGCGGCGCCCTGCTGCTCCCGGCCGACGACACCGCCCGCCTGCTCGCCGCAGCCGCCCGCACGCCCTCCTAG